In Opitutaceae bacterium TAV5, one genomic interval encodes:
- a CDS encoding glycoside hydrolase family 42, translated as MPPEYSMKVAAMAAIAFLAAPASRATVYVESADITGSAYTFTATGNQLQASGTRPQVNGAWYSDSRIDWRNESSTTFYANPWSGNTETPGIILAWDFSRSGLRPVSFAVYDKVFFAPAASGVTVKTEWSTDLIDWQEIRTMASTGVALTSAVTSGPVALPSPRASRLYYRVTFTSTGTFGNSGQATQWGRSGPDQTAFSINVDLEPAPPPASYAIEGRTLLRDGEPVRGAFVLWPVNATQMKDEPSIRAEMRRMKSLFGLKGFAFELGWRGTEPSRGQFVFPEAVDRFLEVAEEEKLHVQIFLTPHYTPDWVYNQGLDVRMKDENGADSTGIWLNYSPASPAALQWQGEFQSRAIGYYQRFSSVSGFHLTNELTYGVSGAWNDYSSWAQAAWEDWLAARGLPVVSLPKSSEASTRAADWGRFLLFRQDMLTNYFNTVYGQAAAALDEFIPVFHRHNWYAASDAYARRHGLNFDPTKNLGDCTGGNVYGVSNTMAAMWLSWQRPVNLTETSLTALANAATSTLTPGSLNSAFLRQFFYGADIQTVYQWSSGNFYPMLDPAGGAHAAFSHFSTVTHLIDRISGALPEIPDQVGYLWPRAFAALRSDQYQHLQHLFGTIMTPPRRLGRTPVMIFPGQIELDADLLHSVRLLYVTRHFGNDQDILDHPALENWVAAGGTLVMELDSASRPPVWSGIQMATAATGDMVAVTAGPLDPMAAIPATSGRQGFARASVTEVWAEWSDTAKTPAVIRKDYGNGKVIAVGTAALASLPHSFYAVIDAGIFSDQVQSGESVNYYRLGKNVLAQPQEATRSVTSLPESWIAAASEFWSIDRTTGLATEVAPSGTSGGFVTFALPAGSHLMAIDRTAGASAPVLLDAVSRKTHGPAGVFDIPLAVTNGDTDPPDATLAPVECRRGDTLTLVLAFDQPVSALEAIVTAGTATVAGVDYDLPGGGVTIRLSGVANTQRLQVALQDIRGPDGNAAATATVSLRILHGDTNDDGNVNTADVDLTKSRAAALPDALNFRSDVTADGNVNTSDVNFIKSQAGAFVD; from the coding sequence ATGCCCCCCGAATATTCCATGAAAGTCGCCGCGATGGCGGCCATTGCCTTTCTCGCCGCCCCGGCCTCGCGCGCCACCGTTTATGTGGAGAGCGCCGATATCACCGGCAGCGCCTATACCTTCACCGCGACCGGCAACCAGTTGCAGGCTTCGGGAACACGCCCGCAAGTCAACGGTGCCTGGTATTCGGACAGTCGTATCGACTGGCGTAACGAAAGCAGCACTACTTTTTACGCCAATCCCTGGAGCGGCAATACAGAGACCCCCGGCATCATCCTCGCGTGGGATTTTTCCCGCTCCGGTCTCCGTCCGGTTTCCTTTGCCGTTTACGACAAGGTATTTTTCGCCCCCGCCGCGTCGGGCGTAACCGTCAAGACGGAATGGTCCACCGACCTGATCGACTGGCAGGAAATCCGGACGATGGCCTCCACCGGCGTTGCCCTGACCAGCGCCGTCACTTCCGGCCCGGTCGCACTGCCCTCGCCCCGGGCGAGTCGCCTTTATTATCGGGTGACGTTTACCTCGACCGGCACATTCGGAAACAGCGGGCAGGCCACGCAATGGGGCCGCTCCGGTCCCGACCAGACGGCTTTCTCGATCAACGTCGACCTCGAACCGGCGCCGCCTCCGGCAAGCTATGCGATCGAAGGAAGAACGCTGTTGCGCGATGGCGAACCCGTCCGGGGCGCCTTTGTCCTGTGGCCCGTCAACGCCACGCAGATGAAGGACGAACCCTCCATCCGGGCCGAAATGCGAAGGATGAAATCGCTCTTCGGCCTGAAGGGTTTCGCATTCGAGCTTGGCTGGAGGGGCACCGAACCGAGCCGCGGCCAGTTTGTTTTTCCCGAGGCGGTCGACCGGTTTCTGGAAGTCGCGGAGGAAGAAAAACTCCACGTGCAAATTTTTCTCACCCCGCATTACACGCCTGACTGGGTTTACAATCAGGGGCTCGATGTGCGGATGAAGGACGAAAACGGCGCGGACTCCACAGGCATCTGGCTGAATTATTCGCCCGCGTCACCGGCAGCCTTGCAGTGGCAGGGCGAGTTCCAGAGCCGCGCGATCGGATACTACCAGCGGTTTTCGAGCGTATCCGGATTTCACCTCACCAACGAACTCACCTACGGAGTATCCGGTGCGTGGAACGATTATTCTTCGTGGGCCCAGGCGGCCTGGGAGGACTGGCTGGCTGCGCGAGGGTTGCCCGTCGTTTCCCTGCCGAAGTCCTCCGAAGCCTCCACCCGCGCGGCGGACTGGGGCCGCTTTCTGCTCTTTCGCCAGGACATGCTTACGAACTACTTCAACACCGTGTATGGGCAAGCCGCCGCCGCCCTGGACGAGTTTATCCCGGTTTTCCATCGCCACAACTGGTATGCCGCCAGCGACGCTTACGCCAGACGGCACGGGTTGAACTTCGACCCGACAAAAAACCTCGGCGACTGCACCGGCGGCAACGTTTACGGCGTGAGCAACACAATGGCGGCGATGTGGCTCTCGTGGCAGCGCCCGGTCAACCTCACCGAAACCAGCCTGACTGCTCTGGCCAACGCCGCCACCAGCACCCTGACCCCCGGTTCGCTCAACAGTGCGTTTCTCCGGCAATTTTTCTACGGAGCCGACATCCAGACCGTCTACCAATGGTCGTCGGGGAATTTTTACCCGATGCTCGACCCTGCCGGCGGAGCTCATGCTGCCTTCTCCCATTTTTCAACGGTCACCCACCTGATCGACCGGATCAGCGGAGCATTGCCGGAAATCCCGGACCAAGTCGGTTATCTCTGGCCGCGCGCCTTTGCCGCGCTTCGCTCAGACCAGTATCAGCACCTGCAACACCTGTTCGGCACCATCATGACGCCACCACGCCGCCTGGGCCGCACTCCGGTGATGATTTTTCCCGGTCAGATCGAACTCGACGCCGATTTGCTGCACTCCGTCCGCCTGCTGTATGTCACACGCCACTTCGGCAACGACCAGGACATCCTCGATCATCCTGCCCTGGAAAACTGGGTTGCCGCCGGCGGCACACTCGTCATGGAGCTCGACAGCGCCTCCCGCCCTCCGGTCTGGAGCGGAATCCAGATGGCAACGGCGGCAACCGGTGACATGGTGGCTGTTACAGCGGGGCCGCTCGATCCGATGGCAGCAATCCCCGCCACATCGGGCCGGCAAGGCTTCGCCCGCGCCTCCGTCACCGAAGTGTGGGCCGAGTGGAGTGACACCGCAAAAACACCCGCTGTAATCCGGAAGGACTACGGAAACGGCAAGGTCATCGCCGTGGGCACCGCCGCCTTGGCATCGTTGCCGCATTCATTTTACGCGGTCATCGATGCGGGGATTTTTTCCGACCAGGTGCAATCCGGCGAAAGCGTCAATTATTACCGCCTCGGGAAAAACGTGCTGGCCCAGCCGCAGGAGGCGACCCGATCGGTGACATCGCTCCCGGAATCCTGGATCGCCGCCGCCAGCGAATTCTGGAGTATCGACCGCACTACGGGCCTGGCGACCGAGGTCGCGCCATCCGGCACAAGCGGCGGCTTCGTCACCTTCGCGTTGCCGGCCGGTTCCCATCTCATGGCGATCGACCGGACCGCCGGCGCGTCCGCGCCCGTGTTGCTCGATGCCGTCTCCCGCAAGACGCATGGCCCGGCGGGCGTCTTCGACATCCCGCTTGCGGTGACAAACGGCGACACTGATCCTCCGGACGCCACCCTTGCCCCCGTCGAATGCCGCCGGGGCGACACACTCACCCTCGTTCTCGCATTCGACCAGCCCGTCTCCGCTCTCGAAGCCATCGTGACCGCCGGCACGGCCACGGTGGCCGGAGTCGATTATGACCTCCCGGGTGGCGGTGTTACGATCCGCCTTTCCGGTGTGGCCAACACGCAACGCCTGCAAGTCGCCCTGCAAGACATCAGGGGGCCGGATGGCAATGCCGCCGCCACGGCCACAGTCAGCCTCCGTATCCTGCACGGCGATACGAACGACGACGGCAACGTAAACACCGCCGACGTCGACCTCACCAAATCGCGTGCCGCCGCACTACCGGACGCCCTCAACTTCCGCAGCGATGTCACGGCAGACGGAAATGTGAACACGTCCGACGTGAACTTCATCAAAAGCCAGGCCGGCGCCTTCGTTGACTGA
- a CDS encoding PhoPQ-activated pathogenicity protein: MRFLLSLFFLPLSASLACAASPDTSSPPPDLAAYIARPEPDYGWTLRTTGDLGTCDYWLLKLKSQVWHGIPWEHDVVIIRPKGVAPSDTMLLINNGGKFSPKYTAHGIMLANLVKAPVAIVLGVPRQPLFDGKTEDRLVAETFVRYLETEDSSWPLLFPMVKSVVKGMDAIQAFTKQEWGADAAPEKFIVTGASKRGWTTWLTAAADPRVSAIAPMVIDLLNIPEQITLQHDRLGGYSEQIQPYTERQLVPSPDTPQARHLWAMVDPWSYRAKYTLPKMIVLGNNDRYWSTDALNVYWDGLPGPKYISYTPNAGHDLSPRNAAGKRELPMRALNNIAAFVRCQLTGRELPAVTWKHDDTDTPDGPRLRLTVITRPAPARANLWTATSPTTDFRNARWESRPIDLAAATHSGGGEGNPQPVVITLAAPQSGHLAFYADLDYQVDELPLRLCTQLRIVGSDTPAAHLAKTP; encoded by the coding sequence ATGCGGTTCCTGCTGTCGCTTTTCTTCCTGCCTCTGTCCGCCTCCCTGGCTTGCGCCGCGTCCCCGGACACTTCCTCCCCCCCGCCCGATCTCGCCGCCTACATCGCCCGCCCCGAACCCGACTACGGCTGGACGCTCCGGACCACCGGCGACCTCGGCACCTGCGATTACTGGCTGCTCAAACTCAAGTCCCAAGTGTGGCACGGCATTCCGTGGGAGCACGATGTCGTCATCATCCGCCCGAAAGGCGTCGCGCCTTCCGACACCATGCTGCTCATCAACAACGGCGGAAAGTTCAGCCCCAAATACACCGCGCACGGGATCATGCTCGCCAACCTCGTCAAGGCCCCCGTCGCCATCGTCCTCGGCGTGCCGCGCCAGCCGCTTTTCGACGGGAAAACCGAGGATCGCCTCGTCGCCGAAACGTTTGTCCGCTACCTCGAAACCGAAGACAGTTCGTGGCCGCTCCTCTTCCCGATGGTCAAGAGCGTCGTCAAGGGCATGGACGCCATCCAGGCGTTCACGAAACAGGAATGGGGCGCCGATGCCGCGCCGGAAAAATTCATCGTCACCGGCGCCTCCAAACGCGGCTGGACGACCTGGCTCACCGCCGCCGCCGATCCGCGCGTCAGCGCCATCGCCCCCATGGTCATCGATCTCCTCAACATCCCCGAACAGATCACCCTGCAACACGACCGCCTCGGCGGTTACAGCGAACAAATCCAGCCCTACACCGAGCGCCAGCTTGTCCCCTCCCCCGACACGCCGCAGGCCCGCCATCTCTGGGCCATGGTCGATCCGTGGTCCTACCGCGCCAAGTACACCCTGCCCAAGATGATCGTCCTCGGAAACAACGACCGCTACTGGTCCACCGATGCGCTCAATGTCTACTGGGACGGCCTGCCCGGCCCCAAATACATCTCCTACACGCCCAACGCCGGTCACGATCTCTCGCCGCGCAATGCCGCCGGCAAACGCGAACTCCCCATGCGCGCGCTCAACAACATCGCCGCCTTCGTCCGCTGCCAGCTCACCGGCCGCGAACTCCCGGCCGTCACCTGGAAACACGACGACACGGATACGCCCGACGGTCCCCGTCTTCGCCTCACCGTCATCACCCGTCCCGCGCCGGCCCGGGCGAATCTCTGGACGGCCACCTCGCCCACGACGGATTTTCGCAATGCCCGCTGGGAATCGCGTCCGATCGACCTCGCCGCCGCCACCCATTCCGGCGGCGGCGAGGGAAACCCGCAACCCGTCGTCATCACCCTCGCCGCGCCGCAGTCCGGTCACCTCGCCTTCTATGCCGACCTCGATTACCAGGTCGACGAACTGCCCCTCCGCCTCTGCACCCAGCTCCGTATCGTTGGAAGCGATACGCCCGCCGCTCACCTGGCAAAAACGCCGTGA
- a CDS encoding LacI family transcriptional regulator, which translates to MNSSDESRTDERKGYATLKDVARATGLAVSSVSYALRGMKNIPAETAERVREAARRLGYRPNPRVAEVMANVRRGHPMPTGERIALVCVEGTRADMAKGGFLDSVVAGARERAGEAGYALEVFWLTEVGGRAERLASILRARGITGVVFAPVTQHEDVEIAWPWDAFAMAVLGTAEWPAPLSRAAHFHYEAMEEALRRLREAGARRPAAIVSAAIDERAHRSWQAAWLAHGPRGAARRLLLLPGAKARTGAGGKTAGGGGGLPEKAVLETWLREREPDALVLDNGGTLEAARRAGWSGAADRSVLLSWHPGHGAHGVDQRYDIIAANAVDLVVAQLLRGQRGLPDFPRKLMFPGVWRAGE; encoded by the coding sequence ATGAACAGCAGCGACGAAAGCCGGACAGACGAGCGGAAGGGGTACGCGACCCTGAAAGATGTGGCGCGGGCAACGGGGCTGGCGGTGTCGTCGGTGTCGTATGCGTTGCGGGGGATGAAAAACATCCCGGCGGAGACCGCGGAGCGGGTGCGGGAGGCGGCGAGGCGTCTGGGCTACCGGCCGAACCCGCGGGTGGCGGAAGTGATGGCGAATGTGCGGCGGGGGCACCCGATGCCGACGGGCGAGCGGATCGCGCTGGTCTGCGTGGAGGGGACGCGGGCGGACATGGCGAAGGGGGGATTTCTGGACAGCGTGGTCGCGGGAGCGCGGGAGCGGGCGGGCGAGGCGGGCTACGCGCTGGAGGTGTTCTGGCTGACGGAGGTGGGCGGACGGGCGGAACGGCTGGCGTCGATCCTGCGGGCGCGCGGGATTACGGGCGTGGTGTTTGCGCCGGTCACGCAGCACGAGGACGTGGAGATTGCGTGGCCGTGGGACGCGTTTGCCATGGCGGTGCTCGGCACGGCGGAGTGGCCGGCGCCGCTTTCGCGGGCGGCTCATTTTCACTACGAGGCGATGGAGGAAGCGTTGCGGCGGCTGCGGGAGGCGGGCGCGCGACGGCCGGCGGCGATTGTTTCCGCAGCGATCGACGAGCGGGCGCACCGGAGCTGGCAGGCGGCGTGGCTGGCGCACGGGCCGCGCGGGGCGGCGCGGCGGCTGTTGCTGTTGCCCGGAGCGAAGGCGAGGACGGGAGCCGGAGGGAAGACGGCAGGCGGCGGAGGCGGATTGCCGGAGAAGGCGGTGCTCGAGACGTGGCTGCGGGAGCGGGAGCCGGATGCGCTGGTGCTGGACAACGGCGGCACGCTGGAGGCGGCGCGGCGGGCGGGCTGGAGCGGGGCGGCGGACCGTTCGGTGCTGCTGTCGTGGCATCCGGGGCACGGCGCGCACGGGGTGGACCAGCGTTACGACATCATCGCGGCCAATGCGGTGGATCTGGTGGTGGCGCAGTTGTTGCGCGGGCAGCGCGGGCTGCCGGATTTCCCGAGAAAGTTGATGTTTCCGGGGGTGTGGCGCGCGGGGGAATAA
- a CDS encoding FAD-dependent oxidoreductase — protein MPLQTHTLETDLLVAGGGMAGVNAALAAARNGARVVLVQDRSILGGNASSEVKMHIVGADCHGGKPGLRESGIIEELRLDDAVRNPHRCYAQWDLLLYEKVKLEPNITLLLDTIVTGVEMKDGVIQAAHAVRHPTEDAFTIRAKFFADCTGDGRLGTEAGADYQHGREAKSEYGETLARDVADRQTLGSSILLTGRKYDKPQPFIAPSWVRKFQKSDFKYRPINSYEYGYWWFEWGGQFDTIKDNEKIRHELLRITLGVWNYIKNSGDHPDAANWALDWVAPIPGKRESRRFLGTHVLKEQDVLGGRIFEDRVAYGGWAIDIHPPSGVDVPDERPFTPTHFNHIYTIPFGCYHSRNVANLFFAGRNISATHVAFASTRVMATCAIGGQAIGTAAAVWLGEKENDLRTLAAKKENIKTLQHRLQRDDAWLPDLPTHTDSADLLRSAKVTATSETPAAPAANVLDGTPRDLKASFGAWAGASDTLHRWESAALPATLALELPAPAAIREVHITFDSGFERELILSMSDSHTKRSVRGPQPETVKHYRLKLDGKVIAEETSNWQRKRVHRLAGPATGQKLELEVLATHGAPAARVYEIHAW, from the coding sequence ATGCCACTCCAGACCCACACCCTTGAAACCGATCTCCTTGTCGCCGGCGGCGGCATGGCCGGCGTCAACGCCGCCCTCGCCGCGGCCCGCAACGGCGCCCGCGTCGTCCTCGTGCAGGACCGCTCCATCCTCGGCGGCAACGCCTCCAGCGAGGTGAAGATGCACATCGTCGGCGCCGACTGCCACGGCGGCAAACCCGGCCTGCGCGAATCCGGCATCATCGAGGAACTCCGCCTCGACGACGCCGTCCGCAATCCCCATCGCTGCTATGCGCAGTGGGACCTCCTTCTTTACGAGAAGGTCAAACTCGAACCCAACATCACCCTCCTCCTCGACACCATCGTCACCGGCGTAGAGATGAAGGACGGCGTCATCCAGGCCGCCCACGCCGTCCGCCACCCGACCGAAGACGCCTTCACCATCCGCGCGAAATTTTTCGCCGACTGCACCGGCGACGGCCGCCTCGGCACCGAAGCCGGCGCCGACTACCAGCACGGCCGCGAAGCCAAGTCCGAATACGGCGAGACCCTCGCCCGCGACGTCGCCGACCGCCAGACGCTCGGCAGCTCGATCCTCCTCACCGGCCGCAAATACGACAAACCGCAGCCCTTCATCGCCCCCTCCTGGGTGCGCAAGTTCCAAAAGAGCGATTTCAAGTACCGCCCGATCAACAGCTACGAATACGGCTACTGGTGGTTCGAATGGGGAGGGCAGTTCGACACCATCAAGGACAACGAAAAGATCCGTCACGAGCTGCTCCGCATCACGCTCGGCGTGTGGAACTACATCAAGAACTCCGGCGACCATCCCGACGCCGCCAACTGGGCGCTCGACTGGGTCGCCCCCATCCCCGGCAAGCGCGAAAGCCGCCGCTTTCTCGGCACCCACGTCCTCAAGGAACAGGATGTCCTCGGCGGCCGCATTTTTGAAGACCGGGTCGCCTACGGCGGCTGGGCCATCGACATCCATCCGCCCTCCGGTGTGGACGTGCCGGACGAGCGCCCCTTCACGCCCACGCACTTCAACCACATCTACACGATCCCCTTCGGCTGCTACCACTCGCGCAACGTGGCGAATCTCTTCTTCGCCGGCCGCAACATCAGCGCCACCCATGTCGCCTTCGCGAGCACCCGCGTCATGGCCACCTGCGCCATCGGCGGCCAGGCCATCGGCACGGCCGCCGCGGTCTGGCTCGGCGAGAAAGAAAACGACCTGCGCACGCTCGCCGCGAAAAAGGAAAACATCAAAACCCTCCAGCACCGCCTCCAGCGCGACGACGCCTGGTTGCCCGACCTGCCGACCCACACCGATTCCGCCGACCTCCTCCGTTCGGCCAAAGTCACCGCCACCAGCGAGACGCCCGCCGCCCCCGCGGCCAATGTCCTCGATGGCACCCCGCGCGACCTGAAAGCCAGCTTCGGCGCCTGGGCCGGCGCGAGCGACACGCTCCATCGCTGGGAATCCGCCGCGCTTCCTGCCACGCTCGCGCTCGAACTCCCGGCGCCCGCCGCGATCCGCGAAGTGCACATTACCTTCGACAGCGGCTTCGAACGCGAACTGATCCTCTCGATGAGCGACAGCCACACGAAGCGCAGCGTCCGCGGCCCGCAGCCCGAGACGGTCAAACACTACCGCCTCAAGCTCGACGGCAAGGTCATCGCCGAAGAGACGTCCAACTGGCAGCGCAAGCGCGTCCACCGCCTCGCCGGACCCGCGACCGGCCAGAAACTCGAACTCGAGGTTCTCGCCACGCACGGCGCCCCCGCCGCCCGCGTCTACGAGATCCACGCCTGGTAA
- a CDS encoding transketolase, with the protein MAFPQIPAILAERDISTSDLNTPPALVRLYAWMFYARVTDDRIVDLFRQGLIKGTAAGGQGNEGLIIPLALLADKAIDVISFTHRDLGGHLIWSGHLCEHLDQYFANSQSPTRAREGNVHHGDPANRSLPMISHLGSMISNVAGLADAQRRAGKPAVGFALFGDGGSSTGDIHETLNLASLLSLPVVFIVENNDIAYSTPVSEQYPAGVELWTRAAAYNMEGRFLDATDDPEKIARQLADAIDTVRSTSRPLLIEARTLRLRGHAAYDTRDYLSAGQIQAIDAADPLPRFRTRLVAEGHAALIEKHEQDIRVFIEDCIKVSLAVPPPSPSSLPPDAFAPSTTEIAWKPDLGPGSAGAPEPLTLAQAINRGLRKILAERPESLLLGQDIGVYGGAFKVTEHLLRDFGRARVFNTPLAESACTGYATGLALGGIRTIEEFQFADFSTEAVTQITQNAATYHYRSGAKVPMVFRFPCGGGITVGSFHSQELETLFLAFPGIKALYPSTPQDAFNALLAAYEDDNPVCLFEHKGLYRRGKHPVSWDPAWRDVWQPRHVRAGDFATLVTYGEMVHHATEAASYLENEYERTIDLFDLRALSPLRLEQIEASLARTHRLIVIHEGHRTHGFGAELVARLTEKHFFDLEAPPLRIASLDIPVPFAPELEAVYRPARDSIIGKIVAWLG; encoded by the coding sequence ATGGCCTTCCCACAGATTCCGGCGATCCTCGCCGAGCGAGACATCTCTACCAGCGACCTCAACACTCCCCCGGCTCTTGTGCGCCTGTACGCCTGGATGTTCTACGCCCGCGTCACGGATGACCGCATCGTCGATCTCTTCCGCCAGGGCCTCATCAAGGGCACCGCCGCCGGCGGCCAGGGCAACGAAGGCCTCATCATCCCGCTCGCCCTCCTCGCCGACAAGGCCATCGACGTCATCTCCTTCACGCATCGCGACCTCGGCGGCCACCTCATCTGGAGCGGCCACCTCTGCGAGCACCTCGACCAGTATTTCGCCAACTCGCAAAGCCCCACCCGGGCTCGCGAGGGCAACGTCCACCACGGCGACCCGGCCAACCGTTCGCTGCCGATGATCAGCCACCTCGGCTCCATGATCTCCAATGTCGCCGGCCTCGCCGACGCCCAGCGCCGCGCCGGCAAACCCGCCGTCGGCTTCGCCCTCTTCGGCGACGGCGGCTCCAGCACCGGCGATATCCACGAAACCCTCAACCTCGCCTCGCTCCTCTCGCTCCCCGTTGTCTTCATCGTCGAAAACAACGACATCGCCTACTCCACCCCCGTCAGCGAACAATACCCCGCCGGTGTCGAACTGTGGACCCGCGCCGCCGCCTACAACATGGAAGGCCGCTTTCTCGACGCCACCGACGATCCCGAAAAAATCGCCCGCCAGCTTGCCGACGCCATCGACACCGTCCGCTCCACCTCCCGCCCTCTCCTCATCGAAGCCCGGACCCTTCGCCTGCGCGGCCACGCTGCCTACGACACGCGCGACTACCTCTCCGCCGGCCAGATCCAGGCCATCGACGCCGCCGACCCCCTGCCCCGTTTCCGCACCCGGCTCGTCGCCGAAGGTCACGCCGCCCTCATCGAAAAACACGAACAGGACATCCGCGTCTTCATCGAGGACTGCATCAAGGTCTCCCTCGCCGTCCCCCCCCCCTCTCCCTCCTCGCTTCCGCCCGACGCCTTCGCGCCCTCCACCACCGAAATCGCCTGGAAACCCGATCTCGGCCCCGGCTCCGCCGGCGCGCCCGAGCCGCTCACCCTCGCCCAGGCCATCAACCGCGGCCTGCGCAAGATCCTCGCCGAACGCCCCGAGTCGCTCCTCCTCGGCCAGGACATCGGTGTTTACGGCGGCGCCTTCAAGGTCACCGAACACCTCCTGCGCGATTTCGGCCGCGCCCGCGTCTTCAACACCCCGCTCGCCGAATCCGCCTGCACCGGCTACGCCACCGGCCTTGCGCTCGGCGGCATCCGCACCATCGAGGAATTCCAGTTCGCCGACTTCTCGACCGAGGCCGTCACCCAGATCACGCAAAACGCCGCCACCTACCACTACCGCTCCGGCGCCAAAGTCCCGATGGTCTTCCGCTTCCCCTGCGGCGGCGGCATCACCGTGGGCTCCTTCCACTCCCAGGAACTGGAAACCCTCTTCCTCGCCTTCCCCGGCATCAAGGCCCTCTACCCGAGCACGCCGCAGGATGCCTTCAACGCGCTCCTCGCCGCCTACGAAGACGACAACCCCGTCTGCCTTTTCGAACACAAGGGCCTGTACCGCCGCGGCAAGCACCCCGTCTCCTGGGACCCCGCCTGGCGCGACGTCTGGCAGCCGCGCCACGTCCGCGCGGGCGACTTCGCCACCCTCGTCACCTATGGCGAGATGGTCCACCATGCCACCGAGGCCGCCTCGTATCTGGAGAACGAATACGAACGCACCATCGACCTCTTCGACCTGCGCGCGCTCTCGCCTCTCCGCCTGGAGCAGATCGAGGCCTCGCTCGCCCGCACCCATCGCCTCATCGTCATCCACGAAGGCCACCGCACCCATGGCTTCGGCGCCGAACTCGTCGCCCGCCTCACCGAAAAGCACTTTTTCGATCTCGAAGCCCCGCCGCTGCGCATCGCCTCGCTCGACATCCCGGTGCCTTTCGCCCCCGAACTCGAAGCCGTCTACCGCCCCGCCCGCGACAGCATCATCGGAAAAATCGTCGCCTGGCTCGGATGA
- a CDS encoding HAD family hydrolase, with translation MKSLITPDRWARVKLFAMDVDGILTDGTIHTHSDGTESKIFSVLDGMGLTRLARAGVATAWISGRHSGATTVRANELRIPHIVQGRTDKITALQDLAASLGLAADEIVYMGDDDIDAAAIRWAGIGVSVPDAMPAAHDAATYITTRRAGFGAVREICEHILAARGHTAL, from the coding sequence ATGAAGTCTCTCATCACTCCCGACCGCTGGGCCCGCGTGAAACTCTTTGCCATGGACGTCGACGGCATCCTCACCGACGGCACCATCCACACCCATTCCGACGGCACCGAGAGCAAGATCTTTTCCGTTCTCGACGGCATGGGCCTCACCCGCCTCGCCAGGGCCGGCGTCGCCACCGCCTGGATCAGCGGACGCCACTCCGGCGCCACCACCGTCCGCGCCAACGAACTCCGCATCCCCCACATCGTGCAGGGTCGCACCGACAAGATCACCGCCCTCCAGGACCTCGCCGCCTCGCTCGGCCTCGCCGCCGACGAGATCGTCTACATGGGTGACGACGACATCGACGCCGCCGCCATCCGCTGGGCCGGCATCGGCGTCAGCGTCCCCGACGCCATGCCCGCCGCCCACGACGCCGCCACGTACATCACCACCCGCCGCGCCGGTTTCGGGGCCGTCCGTGAAATCTGCGAACATATCCTCGCCGCCCGCGGTCACACCGCCCTCTGA
- a CDS encoding lipopolysaccharide ABC transporter ATP-binding protein yields the protein MTTDATAPSTDATSPAAIAGTGPLHEIETRGLVKTYGHRTVVNEVDLHIKAGEIVGFLGPNGAGKTTTFYMVVGLVAATRGQVLFNGRDITRLRMHQRARLGLGYLPQEPSTFRKLTVEQNILAIVEAVGVPRRERAARVNEQLEELHLTHVARQRAYTLSGGERRRLEIARALVTRPSFILMDEPFAAIDPISVADVQRIILRLKERGIGVIVTDHNVRETLRIVDRAYLIREGRVFKEGNSEFLINDPEARQFYLGQDFNM from the coding sequence ATGACCACCGACGCCACGGCCCCTTCCACCGACGCCACCTCGCCCGCCGCCATCGCCGGGACCGGCCCGCTCCACGAGATCGAGACGCGCGGCCTCGTCAAAACCTACGGACACCGCACCGTCGTCAACGAAGTGGACCTCCACATCAAGGCCGGCGAAATCGTCGGTTTTCTCGGCCCCAACGGCGCCGGCAAGACCACGACGTTCTACATGGTTGTCGGTCTCGTCGCCGCCACGCGCGGCCAGGTCCTCTTCAACGGCCGCGACATCACCCGCCTGCGCATGCACCAGCGCGCCCGTCTCGGGCTCGGCTACCTGCCGCAGGAGCCGTCCACCTTCCGCAAGCTCACCGTCGAACAAAACATCCTCGCCATCGTCGAGGCCGTCGGCGTGCCCCGCCGCGAACGCGCCGCCCGCGTCAACGAACAGCTCGAGGAACTCCACCTCACCCACGTTGCCCGCCAGCGCGCCTACACGCTTTCCGGAGGCGAACGCCGCCGGCTCGAGATCGCCCGCGCCCTCGTCACCCGCCCGTCGTTCATTCTCATGGACGAACCCTTCGCCGCCATCGATCCCATCTCCGTCGCCGACGTGCAACGGATCATCCTCCGGCTCAAGGAGCGCGGCATCGGCGTCATCGTCACCGACCACAACGTCCGCGAAACCCTCCGCATCGTCGACCGCGCCTACCTTATCCGCGAAGGCCGCGTCTTCAAGGAGGGCAACAGCGAATTCCTCATCAACGATCCCGAAGCCCGCCAGTTCTACCTCGGCCAGGATTTCAACATGTAA